Proteins co-encoded in one Rhopalosiphum maidis isolate BTI-1 chromosome 2, ASM367621v3, whole genome shotgun sequence genomic window:
- the LOC113551799 gene encoding phosphatidylinositol N-acetylglucosaminyltransferase subunit C yields the protein MFLFNCSPLMSCMTDVTKSTYLSSGKNNGIVKSSQYSTKVKYQNGTICNGHPRGHLKLKPWKKNLYSNEGYPDNYTDKSFLEELRKNLHVRKLTLLEAILGAGLITQRLCIVVIFALSFYALNCNLISPLLLLISTTSFSFIIYLLLYENCKTIPLWLMKSACAFVVSGYILSPVLKTLTETISTDTIYATTTVMMCVHLVFFDYGVSAVIVSTSLSLNAALFGSICLCSRLQTAFHVFVFITIAVQCFAVSPILLSPIKSSITILLSFVTVTFVLCVRVSSLMSGLFILTVLFINLMCPYYFVKWHSFKDNIYGPWDEAIVQDIKIKDFHVD from the exons ATGTTTCTGTTCAACTGCAGTCCCTTGATGTCATGTATGACTGATGTCACCAAATCGACGTACCTGTCATCCGGTAAAA ataatggCATTGTCAAGTCATCCCAATATTCGACtaaagtaaaatatcaaaatggaACTATTTGTAATGGTCACCCTCGTGGTCACCTAAAGCTTAAACCATGGAAAAAGAACCTTTATTCCAATGAAGGTTATCCAGATAACTATACCGATAAGTCTTTCTTAGAAGAATTGAGAAAAAACCTTCATGTTAGAAAACTTACACTTCTAGAAGCAATCCTTGGAGCTGGTTTAATTACTCAAAGATTATGTATAGTGGTAATTTTTGCATTATCTTTTTATGCTCTGAATTGCAATTTAATTTCTCCGCTATTATTGCTAATTTCTACTACaagttttagttttatcaTTTACCTCTTGCTTTATGAAAATTGCAAAACAATTCCATTATGGTTGATGAAATCTGCGTGTGCATTTGTGGTATctggttatattttatcaccTGTGTTGAAAACATTAACCGAAACTATAAGCACTGACACCATATATGCCACAACTACGGTAATGATGTGTGTACATCTTGTATTTTTTGACTATGGGGTTTCCGCAGTTATAGTATCAACATCACTGTCATTAAATGCTGCCTTATTCGGTTCAATCTGTTTGTGCTCAAGACTACAAACAGCTTTCCACGTGTTTGTGTTTATTACAATAGCAGTACAGTGTTTTGCTGTATCACCGATACTTTTATCGCCGATCAAATCTTCCATTACCATCTTATTGTCATTTGTAACTGTTACCTTTGTATTATGTGTAAGGGTGTCATCATTAATGAGTGGACTATTTATACTCACTGTCTTATTCATTAATCTGATGTGCCCATACTATTTTGTTAAATGGCATTCATTCAAAGACAACATTTACGGACCATGGGATGAAGCTATTGTgcaagatataaaaataaaagattttcatGTAGACTGA